ACACGCTTCTTCAGGAAAATGAAGAAGTTGATGAGATGGAAGCGGGTGACagtgatgaagatgagatggaagaagaagaaggacagGGGGAAGAAGGAGGGGAGAGTAAAGTGTATGTGCCTGGCGTTCAGCCGCTTCAGCCGGGAGAAGAGCTAGAGATGGACCGCTCGGCTTACCGCATGTATCACGAGTGCCAGACAGGTGGGTCAGTCAAAACTCGCAGTATTAATATATACCCGCTGGGCTACAAGTAATTATCGATAGAgtctgtcgtgtgtgtgtgtttgcagaaaGTTATTAGTGTGTAATAAGCAAGCCTTTACCATGCAGTACTGGGGGGTATTCCAGAGAGCAGGTTATGCGAAATTACCTGGGTAAATTTACTCAGAGTAAACGGAGAACCTCAACTTTCAGTTCCAAAAACAGAGGTAACTTTCAGGGTATCTAAGTAGCCATAGCAACTTACTCTCTGAACATAATCTACTCTGAAGCAGGTTATGTTCCAGTGTTAGTCTGTTTCAGAGAGCTGACCGATCATGGTGTACCCTTTTGAAGAATATCCAGTTTTCAATATCCAACAAACCTTCTGAAACCCCACATCACCGACGTGACACATTGTGGATCTGCGCTTAACCCCGAGCACAGTTTATGCATTgctctacattttttttttttttgtttttaccagAGGGAGTTTTCTGTATAACGTGGGCAATGCAGAGCATGTGGGAAAGGCAGCTGTGTGTAGGGCCGTTCGTAAAGTATGCCTTGCACTCAAACAGTTCCTCCACACTTTTGTGCAGTTCCCTGGCAATTTCGGGTTTCCCAAATGTGATTGGATGAATTGATGGAACTGACATTCCTATTAAAGCTCCTTCAGTCAATAAAGGTGACTATGTTAATAggaagtcattccatagcatcagTGTGCAGGTAACAGTAGAATATTGGGTGCTGAATCAAGGTTTAAGGCATTAAATGCAATCAATACTGGTCCCCACAAACTACGTAATATGTGACGCATCCTACCTCATCACCAACGTGGAAGCAAAATGGCCAGGATTTGTATACATTACCAGAATATTTCAAGGTCCCCCACTCTTTATGAAGACTATCAGGAGGAACCCCCAGTTAACCCAGTGGACTAAAGGGATTGCAGGGTGTTACAAGATGTGATCTGCCAAAATCACTTCTAATTAAAAGACTAATGCACAAAATAAACAGTCGTGTGgtttattgtttctttattttgtgttattgaaagacatttttatttattgctttaccATTCAGcaataaatgacagaataatCATCACTAGGAAAATACTTTGCCTAACATTACCAGTGCTTCAGCAATTCAGTTTCAAGTCTGGCCTTTTTTATGTtcacctttttttcccttccattTGAAGTCCATCTCCATGTCCCTTTctctcattttcatttgaagataCAGCTCCTTTGCAGGCAGCTAGGAAGACAATGATAATTCAATATGACTGATAACataaatgtctgtaatacatacacagaccaaatatttttaatcaggacaactgcaaacaaatttTTACACTGCCAAGATTCTGTGTGGAGGTAGATGGACCCTCTTCTGTACAGGAATCCCCAGCCGTAATCTTTAAGGGGACAATGACAAAGTTTTAATAATCACACATCTTTAAATAAAGGGAATGCATTATATGTTATACCTCTGTGGGCCTCccagcatcttcagtttgtacCTCTGTCACAACAGAGGTggtctcttcatcttcatcctacAGTACACATTACTAATGGTCTAGCAAACAAACAATACCTGAACACAATAATCACTTACAACTGTGGCAGTATGTGCTGTTGCAGAAGGGTCAATTAATACAATATGTCCATTAGCAAgtgtaagaaaatgaaatcagatGCTCAATGTACAttctcaaacaaatacaactaATATACAAAGACATAAGGAATATCTAGTAGTGGCACTACAATTAAGATTACAGTACACACCATATGCAGTAGAATAAAATAAGCATGCATAATACACAAGTGAAACATTGCCaaaaagtgttattttaaaaataatttttagacTATGGCAGTGTTTATTGTTATCTTGATTGTTTAAGGATAAATCACTTAAAGCACTGGAAACTTTGATTAAGGAACAGTGCCAGCTCCTCAGCCAGAGTTAGTGAAGGTGCTGGTGGTCCCCCATCCATTCTGTGGGTCTTTTTCCTGTTCCTATATAGACTAGAGAGAAAAGTTATTATAGAAGGTTGGGCCAATTACTTGGGTTACAATTTAGGAAGTTTATGAAATATCTTTTTGGAgaatgtttgtttcattttgccTTGGGTCCTTAAGGATTACACCTGATAAAATGTAAAGCCTATTATATTATTTGTACATAGTACTATGTTAATAAATTGATGGAGGGCTAAAAGTAAAGGCATATCTATTAAATGTTATGGCACAGGTCTAATAGGATCAGTGTTCGGTTTTGCTTCATAATGAAAGGAAAGTTTTCAGATATTTATGAACACATAAACTCGCGCATTTACTTAATCCGTTACTTTTTTCCAAGCCAACTCTCTGTCCGATTTAGcagtgttactttttttttgttataagtGGTTTATATTCCTCATAAGTatgcattaaaacctctaatTCTGCTTTGCTAAAGTATGCAGCTCACTTTTTCCTCACCCtgggtttccatggtgactcctGAAATTGTGATCCGTTGAGAAGGTCTTTTATATACTCACCGTGCACATGCGTTAACTCCGAGTTACCAGTAGGAGGTTGATTGAACTTACTCCTCAGAAGTGTTCTGGGACCAGAAAGCCCAGAGTAAGCATAATTTGAGTTAATCAACCTAGAGTTCAGGGTTTATGTAAAGCTAAGATAACCttgctttctggaatacccTCCTGGTAGTAGATGTAGGTGCTGTGTGTCGCTTGTTGTGAGCATATACTTAACAAGAAGCCATCAGCGTAATTTCTAGTGCGTAGCTTTATTGCATTGATATCATACATAGTTGAATACAGGATCATTTATTCTACAGTTAGTCTGCACACCTCATATGCTGAGAaggaaatgtaatatttctttgATTTTGCTGGAAGAAATTTCCCTTAAGTTTGCCCTTCAGTGTTTGAAATATAATTTCACATGGCTTCCCTATTGGTTTCCCTAGCAAGGACATGCTGTCACTTGAAAAAATAAACTGGAGTATGCATTCACATCCTTGGCATAGAAACAATAAACTCGAAAACAATATCTGGATTAGTAAAATGAGCCTCgaccaaaacacacatttattggGCTCCCTTTTAAAGATCAAAATTGCTTTGTCACATTTTAGAGCTGTAGTTCCTAAGTTTTTATTGACGGTTTACACAAGTCACACGTCTCAGTGTAATCACCTAAAGTTTCTTTTTCCAGGTGCCCCTTGTTTGAGTTTTGATGTATTACGTGATGCTGAGGGAGAAGGAAGAGAAACGTTTCCCCTGTCCATGCTGCTGTGTGCAGGTACCCAAGCAGACACAGCTCTCAGTAACAGGTCAGTTCATTTCACAGaccaacaaataaaaactgtatgcAGGTTGTACTTTATATTTCAAACACCCGGTCATGGGCGGCACTAGAGCTCAAATCTGTAGAAGTAATATTTTGGCTGTTGTGCATTTGATTACAATTTTCCATTTGTAAATGCTTGTATAACTGGCCATAGGTTAAAAGAAATAGATTCgcctgtttttctgtttctgtccaGACTCATTGTCATGCGCATACACAACCTGTATGGCATTGAAAAAGCAAACGAGGAGGAGGAAGCGAGCAGTGATGAGAGTGATGACGATGAGGATGATGAGAAGAAGCCACAGATGGAGTTGGCCATGGTGCCCCATTATGGAGGAATAAATAGAGTCagagtgagtgactgactgattatgattctttcagttgttttagTTGCACTGAATGGACACTTCTGTAAACTTGTTATAAACAGTTAATAAAAATGGGTCCTTGGTTCTAAAGTCATTCAACAGAAAAGgacctatctatctatatatatatatatatatatatatatatatatatatataaatgtgtgtgtatatatatatatatatatatatatatatatatatatatatatatatatatatatatatataaaaatatataaatatatatatatatatatatataaaaatatataaatatatatatatatatatatatatatatatataaatgtatattttttttagtgtttctTAATACATTTTACCTCTGTTTTCGTGACTCAGGTGACCCAGAATGGTGAGCAGTCATTGGCTGCTGTCTGGTGTGAGAAAGGTCAGGTGGAAATTTTTGATCTTCGGCCACAACTGGAAGCAGTTCACAGCTCTGCTGCCATGGCAGCGTTTATTAAACAGAATAAGGAGGCCACACCTTTGTTCAGTTTCTCAGGTCACATGACAGAAGGCTTTGCCATCGACTGGTCTCCAAAAGTACCAGGTCAGTTAGCACAGTGGAATTTAATTGGCTGTTTTGTGTCCcagaaggaaataaaaataatccctCTTTACACTCTAttaatgtcattaatgtcaTTAATGTCGTCACACTTTGCCTCCAAGGCCGGCTTGTGAGTGGAGACTGCAAGAAGAACATTCACGTGTGGGAGCCACGAGAGGGTGGAACTTCCTGGCAGATTGACCAGCGGCCTTTTAGCTCTCATACCAAGTCTGTGGAGGACCTCCAGTGGTCACCTACTGAAGCAACAGTAAGTCAATAAAGGCAACAACAATTGTCAGTTGTGACTCATTAATACTTTAATACACAGTAATTGTTTCAcctgtaattataattatacacaGTTAAAACTATTTATCATGACTGCTTGTTTTATTCTGACTCTCAGGTTTTCGCCTCCTGCTCAGTGGATCAGTCCATTCGCATTTGGGATATCAGAGCTCCTCCAAAATCGATGCTTTCCGCCAATGAGGCTCATTCGTCAGACGTCAACGTCATCAGTTGGAATCGGACTGAACCATTCCTGTTATCTGGAGGGGATGATGGGCTTCTGAAGGTGTGGGACTTGAGGCAGTTCCAGGTGAGCAATTTCTGTTCAATTACTGTATTAATTGAAGCCACAAACACTTAGATGGAACTCCAGTGTTTCCGATATATCGTACAATAAGAAACTAATGTAACCAAGGTGGTTTCTGgtccatgatttaaaaaaaaaaagaaacttcttCTCAAGGCAAAGGTTACGTgaaatgttttgtctgtttatcaCCTTGATTACCCTAAAATGAGTAAAATCCAATCATTCTATTTAATGTTTTACCTTTTAGCACACCTGAGTCTTTATGAGCTGGTCATCCATCCAGTTTCACTgagctataaatatgaggtgaTACATAGACCAAACACATGTAGTTATCAATCAACATGAGATGATGCACAAATGATGATAAAGTTTCTGGCTATCTTCAATTTGGCAATATCTACAAATACAGCTTCactattttaaaacaattgtCTTCACTATTTGGACAATCGC
This Ictalurus furcatus strain D&B chromosome 1, Billie_1.0, whole genome shotgun sequence DNA region includes the following protein-coding sequences:
- the grwd1 gene encoding glutamate-rich WD repeat-containing protein 1 translates to MAAPDENTLLQENEEVDEMEAGDSDEDEMEEEEGQGEEGGESKVYVPGVQPLQPGEELEMDRSAYRMYHECQTGAPCLSFDVLRDAEGEGRETFPLSMLLCAGTQADTALSNRLIVMRIHNLYGIEKANEEEEASSDESDDDEDDEKKPQMELAMVPHYGGINRVRVTQNGEQSLAAVWCEKGQVEIFDLRPQLEAVHSSAAMAAFIKQNKEATPLFSFSGHMTEGFAIDWSPKVPGRLVSGDCKKNIHVWEPREGGTSWQIDQRPFSSHTKSVEDLQWSPTEATVFASCSVDQSIRIWDIRAPPKSMLSANEAHSSDVNVISWNRTEPFLLSGGDDGLLKVWDLRQFQSGRPVASFKQHSAPIASVEWSPIDSSVFAASGADDVISQWDLSVESCDMGEQADSLKKLPPQLLFLHQGQTEVKELHWHPQIQGTLISTALSGFNIFRTISV